In Peromyscus eremicus chromosome X, PerEre_H2_v1, whole genome shotgun sequence, the sequence tatgtaaaaTGTTACTTATATTTTCAGAGATGATTATTTAGTATTTGATAGCAAATTGGCATGCTCTTCTCTGGAGAAGACTCCTACTTTCAGCATATCTTtgttgtctatagttctttgtgtaggttgaGGCCTTATGGTTTTCTCCcatccactttagcatgtctacTGTGGTTGTCGTTTTTCAGCTCAGATTTAAGCAGCCACCTTGGTGAGCCTTTATAGGTGTAGTgcctgacattactaggagacacaatctcacagagaACTTCCTGATCctttggctcttataatctttctgttccctcttccataatgttcccCGAGTCTTAGGTGAAGGAGTGTTCTATAGATATATCCATTAGGACTGAGtgccacaactctgcattttgattgggtGTAGTTCTCTGTAATGGCAATTCAGAATGATGTTTCAATTTGAATGTGCTTAATTTAATCACACAATGCCAGTCTCATCTAaggcaaaatatattttatgggaACTTAAGACATTGCATATCTCTGGGGAAGCCATATTGTGATGACTGCAAACATGCCCCTAAATCGGTACTTAAAGTCATCTGGATATTTGAATCTCTATTGTTTACTTTCGTATTGCTTTGCTTAACTGTGTGAAATTACTATAAGCTAATCTGATCTTTTTGTCTTCTCTCCCCATAAGCCTGTTTACACATTTGAATAAGGCATAGACCTTTCaatattttctattataaaaatgatattttggaGTTTTGTGGAAGAGGAGTTAATGAGGAAGACACTTGTATATTATATGTCTGTCCTTGACAGCTATATGAAGACAGCTAAACTCGTTCAAGTCTAAATAATATATCAACAGTGAGTTACACAATGTTCAATGATGGTATTGGTCTTTAAAACCATTTGACAAAATTATATGATTGGTGCTTAATGATTTTTCCTTGAGGTGTAAGTCAGTCAATGTAGGAATTTCAATTAGCAAAATCAGTATATGCTTAGAGACAGGAGATGGAtcgagggagagagaggggggagagagagacagagagagagagagagagagagagagagagagagagagagagagagagagagagagagagagaagagagagagaaacacacacacacacacaggtcttgAGAGAGCTTGAGAGCAAGGCTTATCCAGCTATAAGCACAATACATGGAAAGTCAGCGGTGATTATTAATGATTAGTGAATAGATTATAGATGACTTTTCAAAAGTATCAAAGAACAGTTTAGGGCCCTGGGAAGGAATTGGCCTTTAAGATTTGTCCTGTAAGAAAAGAAGAACAACAGCAAAGAGTTTAATATCCTCAGGAAAGGTGTATCACTCCATTCAGTTTCATTTTTAACTGCTGACTCACACAGCTGTTCCTCATTGATTCTTGCTCCCCTGATGCAAAAGAAAATCAACTCCTGAGATCattttctctgtccttccctgaAAGATGAAAGAGTAGAactgcttttttgtttatttccttcataCATTAGTATTGTTTAGAGCAcaattttcaaattcatttctaGCTAACtggattgatttttttattactcATGCTGAGCAGTTGACAGCAATGATTTATTGCATCTCTGCAATTTTGGCAGATCCTTACAACTCATGGTTTAATTCACAGTTTTCCCTAATGGCTCCAGTGTCTGCGGTGTTTGCTCCTGTAAAGTGGTGTACTACTGGGAGCAGCGCCCTCCTGGCCTCAAGATTTAGCCTCaggtttcttttctcttcacaCTGTAACAATGGTGACAATGTGACAAAGGGAAAGAATGTTCCTCAACAGTGAAGACCttctactttcttctttcttaaaaatgGTAGGTCTGTGCTACACTCTACAAGTTGGTGAACTTGAGAGGAGGTTTAGGGAAGAGCTGAGAGAGAAGGGTAAGTGGAGTTATCACAGGGAGATGATCTTTTCTGTGATTTACAAGTATAGCAGCCTACTACACTGGCCATGTAGCATGTATCAGTTTAGATACTGAAAAATTATagcctgttgttgtttttctcttttgcgggccccgccacccagctcccaaataaatcacacatggaggcttattctttttttttttccttttgaaaaatatttattgagtataaATAAATGTCCTATACATTAAATATCAAGAAATATCCATTATTCATTACAAGTCAGGCTATAATACTGAGGGAACCATGGGATCAAAATAGCAACTCATGATACAGTAGTGACAGTTCATCCCAACATTAGACAGCAATGACTTGTTCACATGACACAGCAAAACCTATCAAAAAAGCCATCACTTAAACCCACCTATAACACCACAAGAGACAGCGGTTTGGAAGCATACTATCAACAGTCTCAATCTCTTTAATAATCTTTATCTTATCAGTGTATCAAGTCACACTGAGACTGCACTTATACTACTGTAGAATGTACAGGCTCATctccttggttttatttttgttaatgaaTGAAAACAAGTCATACAAAGTCAAAGGGACTTTTCAGTTAGTCTttcctaagagaaaaaaaaagaatcaaattttAGTAAAAGACAGCTTCCCCCAAGCAATGAATTTCTTAacggaaaaaaattaaaatccaagAGCAGTGTAATTAGCTTTTCcttcaaagaaaggaaagaaacctaAATCTGTTTGGCAAATTGGGAAATATTTCCTAGTCCcagaatatgtatttttttttttttacatcacgTGCTGGAATCCTGCAAGTCTAGGAAGCTGGAATCTGCGGCAGTCCGAATTCATCCACCAGCACTCCATCCTTGTTTTTTGTGTCAGTGGGAACACCTTCTGGAATCGCAGGTGCAGATGCCGCTTCGTCTAAGTAGGAACTATCTTCATCGGCTAGAAGCTCATCGCCCAGCGCATCCAACTCTGCTTCCAGGTCGTCTTCATCTAACTCCAGGGTGCCGTAGCTGCGACCCAGTGCTTCCTGGATTTCGCCTGCATCTTCCATCATAGCTTCCAGCTGGTCTTGTAAATCCTCAATCTGGTCGATTTTCACGTGTTTGTAAGccttcttcatttcctttacTCCCACTTTCATGGCATCAACCGTGGTCTTGGTGTCCTTCAGTGACTGAATGGTGTAATTAGCCTGCTCCATGTTAAAGGACTGCTCGGCAAGGTTGTCTCGCTGCTGCTCATATATCCGCTTTTGCTTTAAAACCCTCAGGGCTTTCTGTTTGACCATGTTCTTGCCAGGACCCTCTCTCATCTTCTTGATTTGATCCTTATATTTCACTAGCTCAGCATCCAACCGGGAAATCTTTTTGTCAATGGATTCTGCCCTGCTATCCACCGTCCCAATGCAGTCAGTCAGGTTTGGCGGCGGAGCCTTGGGTTTCGCTTTTCCAAAGAATCGGTTCATCTTGGCCGGCGGCGAAGAGACCCAAACACTGGAAGAAAAACCAGAAACGGAAGCGTAGTCGCTccgtggaggcttattcttaattatgaatgcctggccttagcttggcttgttccttgccagctttccttaactttaaattatcctatctactttctgcctctgaacttttccttttctattcctgtatacctttcttttttcttacttcatgccttgctatgtagctggatggctggctcctggagtcctcctcctcaggctacttctctctcctctcctagatttctccttctatatcttctctctgcctgccagctctgcctattctttctcctgctttgctattggctgttcagttctttattacaccatcaggtgtttcagacaggcacagtaacacagcttcacagagttaaggaaatgcaacataaacaaaagtaatacaccttaaagtaatattccctaACAACAGCCTATGTCCCAAATGTGGACTATTGTCtgtgtaaataaaaaatattgggaTGTAGTCACATTCACTTATTTACctaatgtagatgaatttctaaatggtcttaataaataaaaaacacagagccaaatataggggtgaaagccttagagagatcagggaaatagggaaagccccAGCTaaacttacctcaccaactctgcagcttccaaatgcgagttactcctgtctacccatgcttatatgccttgctgttctgccatctgatttgctctctctgtccagctacatcacttcctcttcctgcccagctctgtcacttcctgtctgtctgtacagacctccatacctccatggttaactagtgttgtgccctcacacctggctctgtttccagtgtagccttgaatacacagagatcttgcctgctaagtgataggattaagggcatgtgctaccacttcctgacttctttgtttatttataatggctgacctttttctctgatctccaggcaaattttatctattaaagcacaaataaaatatcaccacaacctaATGGCTGTGGTTGCATTTGTGTTGCagtaaaggtgtgagtcactgtAGAATGTCTGATCTAttaagctgaagttacagattctttttttttttttttgatggtgctggggattgaacccaggtcctcacataTTCCCTACATGACTGTTCCATTGAACTACAATCTAAGCTTGCAAACTCTTTTCAAAAGATATTTGTtgactttcctttaaaaaaattattccatgCCTGGCACagagattttcatttttaataacccatttcttttgaaaatattattattCATTAATATGGTAGTACTTCTGTTCAAACTtccttttttggctttttgtttgtttgtttgttttttgtttttttttttgaggcagggtttctctgtgtagttttgcacctttcctggaactcgctctgtagaccaggctggccttgaactcactgagatccacctgcccctgcctcctgagtgctgggattaaaggcatgtgccaccactgcccctgccaccaccaccacccgactcaaacttacttcttcttttttttttttttttttgagacagggtttctctgtgtagctttgcgcctttcctgaaactcactctatagtccaggctggccttgaactcacggagatccacctggctctgcctcctgagtcctgggattaaaggcgtgcgccaccaccgcccagctcaaactTACTTCTAAAAATAGTTTTCAACTTAGCTTATAACTAGTGGGGTTATCTAAAGCTTTTTCATATACCCTCAGTTTGGGTTAATCCATCCCTAGGCATCCTTTCTCCCATGCTTCTGTCCCTGTCCTTTTATTTGTGTAACTGGTGAGATATAAGGataaatttcattcttctgcatgtagacATCCTTTCTCCCCAGAACCGTTCATTGAGAATAATGCCATCCTTTCTGCAGGGCGTGTGGTGAGTCCTTTTGCTGAAACTGAGTAGGCTTTAATGCATGAATTTGTTTCTATGTTCTCTATTCCTCTCAATTGATCAATATATTCTTTTTATGCCAGTATGTATTTTTAGGCAAAGTGTGGTTGCTTGTCTACCATAGAACCTATAATACTCCATGGAAATGTGGTTAAACATCCATTTCAATTTTACGTCACTATCTTGTTGTTTTGATTACAACTGATTTTTAGTATGTCTTAAAGTCAGGGAGTGAGGCTGCAACTCACTGGTAGAGTGCTGGACACCATGAATGatgctctgggttcaatctctagcaccacTGTTTGAAATCAAGTAGTGTAATTCTTCctactttgttctttttaatcTACTATAAATAGGGTTGATTACATTGATTACTTAGTTCCTAATTCAGGTGTTTGCTATGGCTATATAATTTTGTTATGGATATATAGATACTGATTTTCTTATCTTGTAGCTTTATTAAATGAATTTAAGCTAATTGTCTTTTGATGGAAATTTGGAGAGTTTTATGTGTAATATCATATCatatttatttccctttcatGCCTTGTTGTTCTCTCTATGACTTCAAGAACTACGtttaataaaagtattaaaaGTGGTCATTGCTGTGTTGTTCACTACCTTAGAAAGTTTTCAGCTTTCCCCTTGTTCAGTTATCATTCAGTATAATGCTATCTATTGGCTGTTACAAATGGCCTTTTTTATGTTGAGATACTTTCCTGCTATACTTAATTTCTTCAGTGCTTTTTTTATGAAGGTCTGTTAAATTTTATCAAATgctattcctttatttattcatatattattaTATGTCATTGCCCAATTTCATTCTGCTGATGTGATATATCTTATAGGCTTATTGTATTTCCTAAATTGAACCATGTTTGCAACCTTGGGAAATTTTCCATGTGGTTGtggtgaaaaatatttttaatgaactatTAGACTTTGCTGATTATTTTTCCATCCATGGCCCTCAACAAATTGTGCAGTCGTTGCCCTTCCTGTTGGGTCCTGACCTAGTACTGGCATCACTGTGACATATAGAATTTGTTTGGAAGAATTTTCTCCTTATAATTTTTGGAATAATTCAAGGAAAATTGGTActagttatttaaatattttttttagaaagcaACAGCGAAGCCATATGGTTCTAGGTTTTTCTTGTGAGAGGCTTTTAAACACCCATTTGATTTCATTACTTTTATTGTTCTgttcaagttttttgtttgtttgtaattcaGCCTTGGCAAGGTATATATGTCTAGGAAATAGACGATTTATTGTGGGGTATCATATTTTGTTG encodes:
- the LOC131899200 gene encoding charged multivesicular body protein 5; this encodes MNRFFGKAKPKAPPPNLTDCIGTVDSRAESIDKKISRLDAELVKYKDQIKKMREGPGKNMVKQKALRVLKQKRIYEQQRDNLAEQSFNMEQANYTIQSLKDTKTTVDAMKVGVKEMKKAYKHVKIDQIEDLQDQLEAMMEDAGEIQEALGRSYGTLELDEDDLEAELDALGDELLADEDSSYLDEAASAPAIPEGVPTDTKNKDGVLVDEFGLPQIPAS